A window of the Budorcas taxicolor isolate Tak-1 chromosome 8, Takin1.1, whole genome shotgun sequence genome harbors these coding sequences:
- the LOC128052158 gene encoding olfactory receptor 13C7-like: MHRSNQTSLLMDFILLGLSAHPKLEKTLFVLILLMYLVILLGNGILILVTILDCRLHTPMYFFLGNLSFLDICYTTSSVPLILDSFLTPRKTISFSACFGQMFLSFAMGATECVLLGMMAFDRYVAICNPLRYPVVMNKVACRPMAVGSWAAGITNSVIQTLQAVRLPFCGDNVINHFTCEILAVLKLACADISINVISMVVANVIFLGVPVLFIFVSYVFIIATILRIPSGEGRKKAFSTCSAHLTVVVIFYGTILFMYGKPKSKDPLGADKQDLADKLTSLFYGVVTPMLNPIIYSLRNKDVKAAVKNLVSQKHLTE, translated from the coding sequence ATGCACAGGTCCAATCAGACCTCCCTCCTGATGGATTTCATTCTCCTGGGCCTCTCAGCCCACCCAAAGCTGGAGAAAACGCTCTTTGTGCTCATCTTGCTCATGTACCTGGTGATCCTGCTGGGCAATGGGATCCTCATCCTGGTGACCATCCTTGACTGCCGCCTGCACacacccatgtacttcttcctgggGAACCTCTCCTTCCTGGACATCTGCTACACAACCTCCTCAGTCCCCCTCATCCTTGACAGCTTCCTGACCCCCAGGAAAACCATCTCCTTCTCAGCCTGTTTTGGGCAGATGTTCCTCTCTTTTGCCATGGGGGCCACGGAGTGTGTGCTTCTGGGCATGATGGCGTTTgatcgctatgtggccatctgcaacCCCCTGAGGTACCCTGTAGTCATGAACAAGGTGGCCTGCAGGCCTATGGCTGTTGGCTCCTGGGCAGCTGGTATCACCAACTCTGTAATTCAGACATTGCAGGCTGTGAGACTGCCCTTCTGTGGGGACAATGTCATCAACCACTTCACCTGTGAGATCCTGGCTGTCCTGAAGTTGGCCTGTGCTGACATCTCCATCAATGTGATCAGTATGGTCGTGGCCAATGTGATCTTCCTGGGAGTCCCAGTTCTGTTCATTTTTGTCTCCTACGTGTTCATCATTGCTACCATCCTGAGGATCccctctggggaggggaggaaaaaggccttctccacctgctctgcCCACCTCACAGTTGTGGTCATCTTCTATGGGACCATCCTGTTCATGTATGGGAAGCCCAAATCCAAGGACCCCCTGGGGGCAGACAAACAGGACCTTGCAGACAAGCTCACCTCCCTCTTCTATGGGGTGGTGACCCCCATGCTCAACCCCAtcatctacagcctgaggaacaaGGATGTGAAGGCTGCTGTGAAGAACCTGGTGAGTCAGAAACACCTAACTGAGTGA